One window of Dyadobacter sandarakinus genomic DNA carries:
- a CDS encoding primase-helicase family protein, whose amino-acid sequence MKVDKDQDIGALISKTGYVRIATSYYKLVDRPNMDGSFESKLALWSVECIKADYGRDFVSGIPKLHGFCLFPDHFGFNQVVGKFYNLYHPFEHEPSPGDCQVTLDFVRHIFGDQYELGLDYLTLLLKNPLQKLPILCLVSKERNTGKTTFLNFLKSMFGRNMTVNTNEEFSSNFNDDWVSALIIAIDETFLERKQDSERIKNLSTALKYKSEGKGKDRNEVEFFGKFILCSNNEDSFVFIEPGETRYWVRKIEPFAKENIRLLSELRSQIPAFLDYLIERPLSTTNQSRMWFDKEQVRTPALQRLIKRNRSRVELELTESLQHIMDARELSRICFCTADALNWLSVRGLRNIDSAQIKRVLQADWGLKPSPNSNSYTRYTLLSDSSFFENQHRGRFYQISQEQLDKLMI is encoded by the coding sequence ATGAAAGTAGACAAAGACCAGGATATCGGCGCGCTGATATCCAAGACCGGATACGTCCGGATCGCTACCAGCTATTATAAGTTGGTCGACCGCCCCAATATGGATGGCTCTTTTGAAAGCAAACTGGCACTATGGTCAGTTGAATGCATCAAGGCTGACTATGGAAGGGATTTTGTTTCAGGCATTCCTAAACTGCATGGTTTTTGCCTGTTCCCGGACCATTTTGGTTTTAACCAGGTGGTCGGCAAATTCTATAACCTGTACCATCCGTTTGAGCATGAACCCAGCCCGGGAGACTGCCAGGTTACGCTTGATTTTGTCCGTCACATTTTCGGGGACCAGTACGAGCTAGGCTTGGATTACCTGACCCTGCTTTTGAAAAACCCACTCCAAAAGCTTCCTATTCTTTGCCTGGTCAGTAAGGAGCGAAATACAGGTAAGACCACTTTCCTGAACTTTCTGAAATCGATGTTTGGCCGTAATATGACGGTCAATACCAACGAGGAGTTCAGCTCTAACTTTAATGATGACTGGGTATCGGCATTGATCATCGCTATTGATGAAACCTTCCTGGAAAGAAAGCAGGATAGTGAAAGGATCAAAAACCTGAGCACGGCCCTCAAATACAAATCCGAGGGCAAGGGAAAAGACAGAAATGAGGTCGAATTCTTCGGCAAGTTTATCCTGTGTTCGAATAACGAAGATAGTTTCGTTTTCATCGAGCCGGGGGAGACCAGGTATTGGGTACGGAAAATTGAGCCTTTTGCAAAGGAAAATATCCGGCTGCTCTCCGAGTTGCGGTCCCAAATCCCGGCCTTTCTGGATTACCTCATTGAGCGGCCACTTTCTACGACCAACCAATCCCGCATGTGGTTTGATAAGGAGCAGGTTCGGACGCCGGCACTACAAAGACTGATCAAACGCAACCGCAGCCGGGTCGAGCTGGAATTGACCGAATCGTTACAGCACATCATGGATGCCCGGGAACTTTCCAGGATATGCTTCTGCACGGCGGACGCGTTGAATTGGCTCTCTGTCCGGGGGCTGCGCAACATAGATTCGGCCCAAATCAAGCGGGTGCTCCAAGCGGACTGGGGCTTGAAGCCAAGCCCAAATTCGAATTCATACACCCGCTACACCCTGCTATCAGACAGCAGTTTTTTTGAAAACCAGCACCGGGGCCGGTTCTATCAAATCAGCCAGGAGCAACTTGATAAATTGATGATTTGA
- a CDS encoding helix-turn-helix domain-containing protein, protein MKTSHLNMHPATANEDEASFDGLVQKLVEKALLNVSEPLIETVVERVITRKIADDTDHTMEIEEAALLVKKSKQTVYAYCSQGKIPFHKSGSRNIFFRKELIEWLRSNR, encoded by the coding sequence ATGAAAACTTCCCATTTAAACATGCACCCAGCCACAGCTAACGAGGACGAGGCCAGCTTTGACGGACTGGTGCAAAAGCTGGTAGAGAAAGCCTTGCTCAACGTCTCCGAGCCTTTGATCGAAACCGTGGTCGAGCGGGTCATTACCAGAAAGATTGCAGATGACACCGATCATACTATGGAGATTGAAGAAGCGGCTTTGCTGGTGAAAAAATCGAAACAGACCGTTTATGCCTACTGCTCTCAGGGCAAGATCCCATTTCATAAAAGCGGGAGCCGTAACATTTTCTTTCGCAAAGAGCTGATCGAGTGGCTCCGCTCGAACCGCTAA
- a CDS encoding phage integrase SAM-like domain and Arm DNA-binding domain-containing protein yields MIAATPKLALILDKRFAKKEGLYPVKLRITYKRESKYYPTGQDMTEEDFVRQRDCELMRSKKYIGTKEYAQLSAISKSLNKHVDEANSVIAKMKVFSFDLFEGRIEQPSVELDNVFIAMENKIALLKSEERIGTALTYENALTSLRKFYPKRKLSLASITVRFLREYEKWMVANGSSLTTVGFYLRNLRAVVNIMIDNDKQKLDEYPFGPRRYVIPTKKNSKRALSNDDLRNHWLSAR; encoded by the coding sequence ATGATAGCAGCGACCCCGAAATTGGCACTCATCCTTGACAAAAGGTTTGCAAAAAAAGAGGGTTTATACCCCGTTAAGCTCCGGATCACCTACAAACGCGAGTCAAAGTACTATCCGACCGGCCAGGACATGACCGAAGAGGACTTTGTCAGGCAGCGCGATTGCGAGCTGATGAGATCAAAAAAGTACATTGGCACCAAGGAATACGCCCAGCTTTCTGCAATCAGCAAAAGCCTGAACAAACATGTCGATGAAGCAAATAGTGTGATTGCAAAAATGAAGGTGTTTAGCTTTGACCTTTTTGAGGGTAGGATAGAGCAGCCTTCGGTGGAGTTGGACAATGTCTTTATCGCGATGGAAAACAAGATCGCGCTCCTTAAATCCGAAGAACGGATCGGGACTGCGCTGACTTATGAAAATGCACTGACGAGCCTGAGAAAATTTTATCCAAAAAGAAAGCTTTCCCTGGCCAGCATCACTGTCCGCTTTTTGCGCGAATATGAAAAATGGATGGTAGCAAATGGGAGCTCGCTGACAACGGTCGGGTTTTACCTTCGTAACCTGCGTGCGGTAGTCAATATCATGATCGATAATGATAAGCAAAAGCTGGACGAATACCCATTTGGCCCGCGCCGTTATGTGATCCCTACCAAGAAGAATTCAAAACGCGCCCTGTCCAATGATGACCTTCGAAATCATTGGCTATCAGCCCGATGA
- a CDS encoding multinuclear nonheme iron-dependent oxidase — translation MSEIYSSVVCNLDMHMLRASLPLFEQEKVEAIEWSFDTLFRVEEVPAWFTNLVSEFSNHHRLIGHGVYFSLFSGKWAPEQHDWLIKLRQLSREFHFDHITEHFGFMTGEDFHKGAPISIPFTSTTLALGKDRLRRIQDACQCPVGLENLAFSYSLEEVRKHGDFLGRLVESVNGFIILDLHNVYCQVHNFNIPFDMLIELYPLDRVREIHISGGSWDETLAGPGKPVRRDTHDDYVPEVVFDFLNKAIPKCPNLKYVVLEQMGTALSTPADQLAFQSDFLRMDNIVKSWAPKMLQSPADTFAPIPGIASATPLEDPELHGQQMQLSRILETAGNAGEARSMLLSSSLHNTAWEVENWAPYMLETAISIAQKWKNGFA, via the coding sequence ATGTCTGAAATTTACTCATCAGTCGTCTGCAACCTGGACATGCACATGTTGCGGGCGTCCCTGCCCTTATTTGAGCAGGAAAAGGTAGAGGCTATCGAATGGTCATTTGACACGCTCTTCAGGGTTGAAGAGGTGCCGGCCTGGTTTACGAATCTGGTAAGCGAGTTCAGTAACCATCACCGGTTGATCGGGCATGGCGTTTATTTCTCTTTATTTTCGGGTAAATGGGCTCCCGAGCAGCACGATTGGCTTATCAAGCTCAGACAACTCTCCCGGGAATTCCACTTTGACCACATCACGGAGCATTTCGGTTTTATGACCGGCGAAGACTTTCACAAGGGTGCCCCCATCAGCATTCCCTTTACCTCCACCACACTGGCGCTTGGAAAAGATCGTTTGCGCAGGATTCAGGATGCATGCCAATGTCCGGTGGGGCTGGAAAACCTCGCCTTTTCCTATTCCCTGGAAGAGGTGAGAAAACATGGAGACTTCCTGGGCCGGCTGGTGGAAAGTGTGAACGGATTCATCATCCTCGACCTGCATAATGTCTACTGTCAGGTACACAACTTTAACATCCCTTTCGACATGCTCATCGAGCTTTACCCGCTGGACAGGGTCAGGGAAATCCACATCTCCGGTGGCAGCTGGGACGAAACACTGGCTGGCCCGGGCAAGCCGGTGAGGCGGGATACCCACGACGATTATGTTCCGGAAGTAGTATTTGATTTTTTGAATAAAGCCATTCCAAAATGCCCGAACCTGAAATACGTAGTGCTGGAACAAATGGGTACTGCCCTTTCAACCCCTGCCGACCAGCTCGCTTTCCAATCTGATTTTCTCCGCATGGACAACATCGTCAAATCGTGGGCACCAAAAATGCTTCAGAGTCCGGCAGACACATTCGCACCCATACCAGGCATTGCAAGTGCCACTCCACTCGAAGATCCCGAATTACACGGGCAGCAGATGCAGCTTTCACGCATCCTCGAAACAGCCGGAAATGCTGGCGAAGCAAGGTCAATGCTGCTATCGTCCAGTTTGCACAATACTGCCTGGGAAGTGGAGAACTGGGCGCCCTACATGCTTGAAACAGCTATATCTATTGCTCAGAAGTGGAAGAACGGATTTGCGTAA
- a CDS encoding sensor histidine kinase, with the protein MTIAGLIPPCTILPVTVNSNTCCKAPEWFMEYSDKELQKDVERIRQIGIIPTLLDVICQLTGMGFAAVARVTDSRWITCSVRDDIQFGLVPGSELRLETTICNDIRDSYSPVVIDHVSESTLFRNHPTPLMYGFQSYISFPIILKTGEFFGTLCAIDPQPRNVENPAIMGMFSAFSDLISFHLQQVQMLEERDNAVKSLNRQLTGYVDEIRQYRHISSHTLQEPLRKLRVFSEMLLDALQVQQLDDAKLLAQRIQKGAMRFSGLIADLSDFANIEDEHTVFKVVDLEYINNVVAAKLRSALDAKDATVTIGPIPKVKAIPEQMEQLFFQLFDNAIKFAKPDVPLCIQVTSEDYISEANAALLPAKNYIRIMFSDNGIGIEPSQLDTIFDVFSKLPTEIFLEGSGIGLSISRKIIRNHSGLITIQSEPGIGTTVSMILPTD; encoded by the coding sequence ATGACAATAGCAGGGCTGATCCCACCCTGTACAATACTGCCGGTAACCGTCAATTCAAATACCTGCTGCAAAGCCCCCGAATGGTTTATGGAATACAGTGATAAGGAACTTCAGAAAGATGTGGAGCGTATCAGGCAAATTGGCATTATACCCACATTGCTCGATGTAATATGCCAGCTAACGGGAATGGGGTTTGCGGCAGTGGCACGGGTCACGGACAGCCGCTGGATTACCTGCAGCGTGCGGGACGATATTCAGTTCGGGTTGGTCCCGGGCAGCGAATTACGCCTTGAAACAACTATTTGTAATGATATCAGGGATTCTTACAGTCCGGTGGTGATTGATCATGTAAGTGAAAGTACGCTTTTCCGCAATCATCCTACACCGCTGATGTATGGCTTTCAAAGCTACATTTCATTTCCGATTATCCTGAAAACAGGGGAGTTTTTTGGCACGCTGTGCGCCATAGACCCACAGCCACGGAATGTCGAAAATCCGGCCATCATGGGCATGTTCTCGGCTTTTTCAGACCTCATTTCTTTCCATTTACAGCAGGTGCAAATGCTTGAAGAGCGTGACAATGCGGTAAAAAGCCTGAACCGGCAGCTTACGGGTTATGTAGATGAAATACGGCAGTACCGGCATATTTCAAGCCATACTCTTCAGGAGCCGCTGCGAAAGCTCAGGGTATTCAGCGAAATGCTGCTGGACGCTTTGCAGGTACAGCAGCTCGACGATGCAAAGCTGCTTGCACAACGGATTCAGAAAGGAGCTATGCGCTTTTCGGGGTTGATCGCTGACCTGTCGGATTTTGCGAATATAGAAGATGAACATACAGTCTTTAAAGTGGTTGACCTGGAATACATCAACAATGTGGTGGCTGCAAAGCTACGGTCGGCACTGGATGCGAAGGATGCCACAGTCACCATCGGCCCGATTCCAAAAGTAAAGGCAATTCCCGAGCAGATGGAGCAACTGTTTTTTCAGCTCTTCGATAATGCAATCAAATTTGCCAAACCGGATGTTCCATTGTGTATTCAGGTAACATCGGAAGATTATATTTCGGAAGCAAATGCCGCCCTTCTACCTGCAAAGAATTATATCAGAATCATGTTTTCCGATAATGGGATCGGGATAGAGCCGTCTCAGCTGGATACGATTTTTGATGTGTTTTCTAAACTTCCTACGGAGATTTTTCTGGAAGGTTCGGGGATAGGATTAAGTATCAGCCGGAAAATCATCCGTAATCACTCCGGACTGATCACCATCCAGTCGGAGCCGGGGATTGGGACTACTGTATCCATGATCCTGCCTACTGATTAG
- a CDS encoding heavy metal translocating P-type ATPase, whose protein sequence is MERPEQLTKYEKDAAASIRACHHCGEQCREDILLYDGHAFCCEGCRTVFDILQESNLCRYYELDGPKGLTPAETFPGKFDYLDLPEVASRVIEFTDGKLARVNWLLPKIHCISCIWLLENLNRLHPAVRSSEVNFPEKKVSIVFEMHQLTLSNLASLLTSIGYEPYLSLDDLDTKQKDPWQRTRLYKTGIAGFAFGNIMMLSFPEYFHLGTGGGDQQLRKLFTLLNFGLSIPVLLYCASDFFRSACSAWRGRYFNIDAPLALALSSVYAVSIYQLVTQSGPGYFDSFAGSVFFLLLGRYFQDKTYAGIAFDRDYKSYFPVAVTVVREDGTERRTPVSALQENDEILLRNRELVPADATLLSPAASIDYSFVSGESEKVERTAGDVIYAGGRHTGTAVRMKVLRKVSQSYLTQLWNNEAFAGNKEEQSATLAARINRYFSVAVFLLAVTAFGIWFFVFQKTETAFLAFATTLVVACPCGLFLSATFTYGNLLAILGKNRFYFKNAHAVDRLSHIDTVVFDKTGTITQTGEASVNFNGVVLTPEKRTIIRTIMAQSSHPLSRLIVQHLSADPVSRRALVSFEEVEGKGIQAQWGSTKVKIGSADWTGANFTGEGASSQVFVAFDDVIAGFYEIKSSYRPELESAVAALHQAGIRTFLLSGDKPVDVPFLSRIFRSKTVLHFGQTPAQKLDFIKALQSEGSNVMMVGDGLNDAGALRQSNVGIAVSEDANNFSPACDAILEGTELTRLPAYVRLARNGQRIIRASFCISLLYNAAGLSFALAGQLSPVIAAILMPVSSVTIVAFTTAASSLAARRLITDQGHKKAGRRS, encoded by the coding sequence ATGGAACGCCCGGAACAACTGACAAAGTACGAAAAAGATGCGGCAGCTTCGATCCGTGCGTGCCACCATTGCGGGGAGCAATGCCGGGAGGACATTCTGCTGTATGATGGACATGCTTTCTGCTGTGAAGGATGCAGGACCGTTTTTGATATCTTACAGGAAAGCAACCTGTGCAGGTATTACGAGCTCGACGGTCCCAAAGGCCTGACGCCTGCTGAAACTTTCCCGGGGAAGTTCGACTACCTGGACCTGCCGGAAGTGGCGTCCCGCGTCATCGAATTCACCGACGGTAAACTCGCCCGCGTAAACTGGCTGCTACCGAAAATCCACTGCATTTCGTGCATCTGGCTCCTCGAAAACCTCAACCGGCTCCATCCTGCCGTCCGCAGTTCGGAAGTGAATTTCCCTGAGAAAAAGGTCAGCATTGTTTTTGAAATGCATCAACTGACGCTCAGCAACCTGGCGAGCCTGCTGACGTCCATCGGCTACGAGCCTTACTTGAGCCTCGACGACCTCGATACAAAGCAAAAAGATCCATGGCAGCGCACCCGCCTGTACAAGACCGGGATCGCAGGTTTTGCCTTTGGTAACATCATGATGCTGAGCTTTCCCGAGTACTTTCACCTCGGCACGGGCGGAGGCGATCAGCAACTCCGCAAGCTGTTTACCCTGCTTAATTTCGGCCTTAGCATTCCGGTACTTCTGTACTGTGCCTCCGATTTTTTCCGCTCGGCCTGCTCGGCCTGGCGGGGCAGGTACTTCAATATCGATGCTCCACTTGCCCTTGCATTATCCTCCGTGTATGCCGTAAGCATCTACCAGCTTGTGACCCAGTCCGGCCCGGGATACTTCGATTCCTTTGCGGGATCGGTGTTTTTCCTCCTGCTCGGCAGGTACTTTCAGGATAAAACCTACGCCGGTATTGCCTTCGACCGCGACTATAAGTCCTACTTTCCCGTAGCCGTAACCGTGGTCCGGGAAGATGGTACTGAGCGTCGTACCCCTGTGTCTGCTTTGCAGGAAAATGATGAAATTTTACTTCGCAACCGCGAGCTCGTACCTGCCGATGCCACCCTGCTGAGCCCCGCTGCTTCCATTGATTACAGCTTTGTATCGGGTGAGTCGGAAAAAGTTGAACGTACGGCGGGTGACGTCATTTATGCAGGCGGCCGGCACACGGGTACGGCTGTACGCATGAAAGTGCTGCGCAAGGTTTCCCAAAGTTACCTGACCCAGCTTTGGAACAATGAAGCATTTGCCGGTAATAAGGAGGAACAATCCGCTACCCTCGCCGCCCGCATCAACAGGTATTTTTCAGTCGCTGTGTTCCTCCTCGCTGTGACAGCATTCGGCATCTGGTTTTTTGTATTTCAAAAAACGGAAACTGCTTTTCTCGCATTTGCCACCACGTTGGTGGTAGCCTGCCCCTGCGGCCTGTTTCTGTCGGCTACTTTTACTTACGGCAACCTGCTGGCCATATTGGGCAAAAACAGGTTTTACTTTAAGAATGCGCATGCCGTAGACCGGCTCTCCCACATTGATACCGTCGTTTTTGATAAAACAGGCACCATTACGCAAACCGGAGAGGCAAGCGTAAACTTTAATGGTGTTGTACTTACACCGGAAAAACGTACCATCATCCGCACCATCATGGCCCAGTCCTCCCACCCGCTGAGCCGGCTAATCGTACAACATCTATCTGCGGATCCTGTAAGCCGGCGGGCGCTCGTCAGCTTTGAGGAAGTGGAGGGTAAAGGCATCCAGGCACAATGGGGAAGCACAAAGGTGAAGATAGGTTCAGCCGACTGGACGGGTGCAAACTTCACAGGGGAAGGCGCTTCCAGTCAGGTGTTTGTGGCTTTTGACGACGTTATTGCGGGTTTTTATGAAATCAAAAGCAGCTACCGCCCGGAACTTGAGTCCGCAGTGGCGGCCCTGCACCAGGCGGGCATCCGTACTTTCCTCCTGTCGGGCGACAAACCCGTGGATGTTCCTTTTCTGTCCCGGATTTTCAGAAGTAAAACCGTACTGCATTTCGGTCAGACACCGGCTCAGAAACTCGATTTTATCAAAGCACTGCAATCCGAAGGTAGCAATGTGATGATGGTGGGCGACGGCCTCAACGACGCCGGTGCATTGCGCCAGAGCAATGTGGGCATCGCGGTGAGCGAAGATGCCAACAACTTTTCACCCGCGTGTGATGCCATCTTGGAAGGTACCGAACTCACGCGGCTCCCTGCGTATGTGCGCCTGGCCAGGAATGGTCAGCGGATCATCCGCGCCAGCTTCTGCATATCGCTCCTGTATAATGCCGCAGGATTGTCTTTCGCCCTGGCAGGCCAGCTTTCACCCGTGATCGCCGCCATTCTGATGCCGGTCAGCTCGGTGACAATTGTTGCATTTACTACCGCAGCGAGCAGCCTCGCCGCACGCAGGCTGATAACTGACCAAGGTCATAAAAAAGCAGGTCGCAGGTCATGA
- the ccoS gene encoding cbb3-type cytochrome oxidase assembly protein CcoS, whose amino-acid sequence MDALYLLIGASLLVAGGFLGAFIWTVRRGHYDDDFTPSVRILLDDAGTPES is encoded by the coding sequence ATGGACGCGCTTTACCTGCTCATCGGGGCCAGCCTGCTTGTTGCCGGCGGCTTTCTCGGAGCCTTCATCTGGACAGTACGCAGGGGACACTACGACGACGACTTCACCCCTTCTGTCCGCATCCTGCTCGATGACGCCGGCACCCCTGAATCCTGA
- the ccoN gene encoding cytochrome-c oxidase, cbb3-type subunit I: MSNVPHPDVAAVELDEFRYDNRLVRDFAIATILFGLIGMLAGLLAAFQLVFPDLNMDLPYLTFSRIRPLHTNAVIFAFVGNGFFTGLYYSVPRVLRTPLWSDRLGRFHFWAWQLIIVGAAITLPMGLTTSKEYAELEWPFDIAIAVVWVSALVNIVMTTLNRRTEHIYAAVWFYIASFVTVAMLHVVNSVELPISLFKSYPVYAGVQDALVQWWYGHNAVAFFLTTPYLGLMYYFLPKAANRPIYSYRLSIVHFWALIFIYIWAGPHHLLYTALPEWAQTLGTVFSIMLIAPSWGGMMNGLMTLRGAWDKVREDVVLKFLVVAITAYGMATFEGPMLSLKNVNAIAHYTDWIVAHVHVGALGWNGFLTFGILYWLFPRLYNRTLFSQKAANFHFWIGTLGIIFYTVPMYWAGWVQSSMWKEFTQEGLLKYPNFLETVTQLKPLYFLRGVGGTLYIIGFAVMIYNLWMTAAKGRLVATESARAMPLKAIWHAPANEYWHRRLMERKPLTLTVFSLVAVAIGGMIEMVPTFLINSNVPTIASVKPYTPLELQGRDIYTREGCYVCHTQMIRPFRSEIERFGEYSKSGEFVYDHPHQWGSKRTGPDLHRIGSKYPDSWHYNHMEDPASMSPGSIMPRYGWLLENELDTTNTKAKIKAMQTLGVPYAEGYENIANQDLQKQAREIQTRLKQSGIRTSQNKEIIALIAYMQRLGTDVRNK, translated from the coding sequence ATGTCTAACGTTCCTCATCCCGACGTGGCAGCGGTGGAGCTCGACGAGTTCCGGTACGACAACCGGCTGGTGCGCGACTTTGCCATTGCTACCATCCTGTTCGGGCTCATCGGCATGCTGGCCGGCTTACTGGCAGCATTCCAGCTGGTATTTCCGGATCTCAACATGGATCTTCCGTATCTCACATTCAGCCGCATCCGTCCGCTGCATACCAATGCAGTGATCTTTGCATTCGTCGGAAACGGTTTTTTTACAGGTCTGTACTACTCGGTGCCCCGTGTACTCCGCACGCCGCTGTGGAGTGACCGGCTCGGACGCTTTCATTTCTGGGCGTGGCAGCTCATCATTGTCGGGGCGGCCATTACCCTGCCCATGGGGCTCACCACCTCCAAGGAATACGCCGAACTGGAATGGCCCTTTGATATCGCGATCGCCGTGGTTTGGGTATCGGCTTTGGTCAATATCGTGATGACTACCCTCAATCGGCGGACCGAGCACATCTATGCGGCGGTGTGGTTTTACATAGCGTCTTTTGTAACCGTTGCCATGCTGCATGTGGTCAACAGTGTTGAGCTTCCCATCTCGCTTTTCAAAAGCTACCCGGTGTATGCAGGAGTACAGGATGCCCTGGTGCAATGGTGGTATGGTCACAATGCGGTGGCTTTTTTCCTGACCACCCCCTACCTCGGGCTGATGTATTACTTTTTACCAAAAGCCGCCAACAGGCCTATCTATTCCTACCGGCTCTCCATTGTACACTTCTGGGCGCTCATCTTCATTTACATCTGGGCCGGACCGCACCACCTGCTGTATACCGCATTGCCCGAGTGGGCACAAACGCTCGGCACGGTCTTCTCCATCATGCTCATTGCACCGAGCTGGGGTGGCATGATGAACGGACTGATGACACTGCGGGGAGCCTGGGATAAAGTACGGGAAGATGTTGTACTGAAATTCCTGGTTGTAGCCATTACCGCTTATGGTATGGCCACGTTTGAAGGCCCCATGCTTTCACTCAAAAATGTGAATGCCATCGCCCACTACACCGACTGGATTGTAGCCCATGTGCACGTTGGCGCATTGGGGTGGAATGGTTTCCTGACCTTCGGGATCCTTTACTGGCTCTTTCCCCGCTTGTATAACCGAACATTATTTTCTCAAAAGGCTGCCAATTTCCACTTCTGGATCGGCACGCTGGGGATCATATTCTATACCGTGCCTATGTACTGGGCTGGCTGGGTGCAAAGCTCTATGTGGAAGGAGTTTACGCAGGAAGGTTTACTCAAATACCCTAATTTTCTTGAAACCGTCACCCAGCTTAAACCCTTGTATTTCCTCCGGGGCGTAGGTGGTACCCTCTACATTATTGGGTTTGCTGTGATGATTTACAACCTATGGATGACGGCCGCAAAAGGCCGGCTTGTAGCCACAGAATCCGCGCGTGCCATGCCGCTGAAAGCCATCTGGCATGCACCGGCCAATGAATACTGGCACCGCAGACTCATGGAGCGTAAGCCACTGACCCTTACGGTATTCTCGCTGGTAGCAGTAGCCATCGGCGGAATGATCGAGATGGTACCTACCTTCCTGATTAATTCCAATGTACCTACCATTGCAAGTGTAAAACCCTATACTCCCCTGGAACTGCAGGGCCGGGACATTTACACCCGTGAAGGCTGCTACGTGTGCCATACTCAGATGATCCGGCCATTCAGGTCCGAGATTGAGCGTTTTGGGGAATATTCCAAATCAGGCGAGTTCGTGTATGACCACCCGCATCAGTGGGGCTCCAAGCGCACCGGGCCCGATCTGCACCGCATTGGCAGCAAGTACCCTGACTCCTGGCATTACAACCACATGGAAGATCCCGCAAGCATGTCGCCAGGCTCCATCATGCCGCGGTACGGCTGGCTGCTCGAAAATGAGCTCGATACCACCAACACAAAAGCGAAGATCAAGGCTATGCAAACACTCGGGGTACCTTACGCCGAAGGCTATGAAAACATCGCCAACCAGGACCTGCAGAAACAGGCTCGCGAAATCCAGACCCGGCTGAAACAAAGCGGCATCAGAACATCCCAAAACAAAGAAATCATCGCCCTCATTGCCTATATGCAAAGGCTGGGGACGGATGTGAGGAATAAGTGA
- a CDS encoding cbb3-type cytochrome c oxidase N-terminal domain-containing protein yields the protein MKFKTYLETIAGVEIFPLISLIIFFAFFLGLLVYIFALDKKALLNMKNLPLQDGSIGKTLFILLLSGLMPALAEEEAPVTRAVSGTDLILYVLLAALGLVIIQLVILLVNALATYRKFRALTTPEPSRAVFSEYWWRKFRGVAVPLQDEKSIVIEGHDYDGITELDNRMPPWLQFLFLSTIVFAIAYATYYFSGLGDMQLAELDKEVAQAELDKKSYMEKVGASLDESSVTLLTDKAGVEAGKAIFQEKCTACHGAEAGGGVGPNLTDPYWLHGSGIRNLFKVIKYGVPEKGMIAWEKQLSPVDIQKVASYVLSIQGTKPANAKEPQGDMATESPVAVK from the coding sequence ATGAAATTCAAAACCTACCTCGAAACCATTGCGGGTGTTGAAATTTTTCCGCTGATATCATTGATTATCTTCTTTGCCTTCTTCCTTGGTTTGCTCGTCTACATCTTTGCGCTCGATAAGAAGGCTCTGCTGAATATGAAGAACCTGCCTTTGCAGGATGGCAGCATTGGTAAAACCCTTTTCATTCTTCTTCTCAGCGGCCTTATGCCGGCATTGGCGGAGGAAGAAGCCCCGGTAACCCGGGCAGTGAGCGGTACCGACCTGATTCTTTATGTGCTGCTGGCAGCACTTGGGCTGGTGATCATCCAGCTGGTTATCCTCCTCGTCAATGCGCTGGCTACCTACCGGAAATTCAGGGCACTTACCACGCCCGAGCCGTCCAGAGCAGTTTTCAGTGAATACTGGTGGAGAAAGTTCCGGGGCGTGGCGGTGCCTTTGCAGGATGAAAAAAGCATTGTCATTGAAGGGCATGACTACGACGGCATTACAGAACTCGACAACCGCATGCCGCCCTGGCTGCAGTTCCTGTTTCTGAGCACCATCGTGTTTGCAATCGCTTATGCGACCTACTACTTCAGCGGGCTGGGCGACATGCAGCTGGCCGAGCTGGACAAGGAAGTGGCACAGGCGGAGCTGGATAAAAAAAGCTACATGGAAAAAGTGGGCGCCAGTCTGGACGAGAGCAGCGTAACCCTGCTTACCGACAAGGCCGGTGTTGAAGCTGGCAAAGCCATTTTCCAGGAAAAATGTACTGCCTGCCATGGTGCCGAAGCTGGGGGCGGCGTAGGTCCCAACCTGACAGACCCCTACTGGCTGCACGGTTCCGGCATCCGCAACCTCTTCAAAGTCATCAAGTACGGAGTGCCCGAAAAAGGCATGATAGCCTGGGAGAAACAACTGTCCCCGGTGGATATTCAGAAAGTCGCCAGCTATGTACTTTCCATCCAGGGCACCAAACCTGCAAATGCCAAGGAGCCGCAGGGCGACATGGCTACCGAAAGTCCCGTAGCTGTAAAATAA